AAGGTAATGGCGCGTCGTGGACTCATGCAGACACCTTTGCTGAAAGGAGCAACAGGGCATGGATGATCGCGACAGCGATGGGGCTCCCTCCCTTACGGCCACGGGCGACGATGTAAGGAGTCGACAGTTCCAGCGTGACGTCCTTCGATTCAGCCGCCGAGACAAATCCAACTGGCACTCCGATGATGAGAGCCGGCTTCGCCCCCTCCTCACGAATCAGGCGGACCACCTCCAATAAGGCCGTCGGGGCATTGCCGATCGCCACCACCGCTCCATCGAGCAGGTTGAGACGATGGGCCTTTTTCATGGCCTCGATCGCGCGCGTCGAGTTGTTGGCCTTGGCCGTCGCGATCACATCCTCGTCCGAAATAAACGAATGGACTTTGCAGCCGTAGGAAGACAGCCGCTCCTCATTTAAGCCGGCGGAAATCATCTTCACATCGACCAGGAGGGGACAGCCTCCTTGAAGGGCCGCCACCCCGGCGCGCACCGCATCGGGATGGAATCGCATCAAGGTCTTAAACTCGAAATCCGCCGTGGCATGGATCACCCGGCGGACGACTTCCCATTCATCCAGCCTGAACTCGTGCGGACCGGCTTCCTGGTCGATGATCGTGAAACTGCCATCTTCTATGCTCCGCCCGAGCGCGGTCATCTGTCTCATATCATTCATGTCTGTACCTCCGGATAACGACCGAGCAGCGAGCCTCCGAAATCCACCAAACAGGTTTCCACCGCTAGCGTGCCTCCCGCGTGGGCCTGACACTGCTCGACGACCTTCTTGCAAATCAGCGATGTGATACCGACCAGACCAGCCTCACGGCACAATTCCAACACATGGCGGGCTGTATTGGCCTGGCGGATGGCCGCCACCAATTCGTTCGAGGCGGATAAGTCAACCGCCAGCGACGCCAAAAATTCCATATCCACGTCCGATCCGGCGACATGCGTCTGCATCTTGCCGTTGGCCATCTTCGAGAGTTTCCCCATCATCCCGACGATGATGGCCCGCGCCATCCCTCGCTTCGCACATTGCTTGATGCCGACGCCGATAAAGTCGCCCACCTGAATAAAGGCCTGCTCCGGCAACTGCGGATACAGCGCCATCGCATACTGCTCCGACTTACCGCCGGTCGTGAGCACGAGTTCACGCAAACCGCCCGCCGCGGCGACATCGATCTCCTGCATCACGCTCGCCTTGAACGCTGCCGTGGAATAGGGCCTCACGATGCCGGTCGTGCCGAGGATGGAGATGCCACCCAGGAGGCCGAGCCGCGCGTTGGTGGTCTGTTTGGCCATTTCTTCGCCGCTCGGTACGCTGATCGTCACGACCGCGCCCCCGTAAGGAGCACCCGCGAGCTCTTCTTCCACCATCTCCGTAATATTGCGCCGCGGAACCGGATTAATCGCAGGCCCGCCGACCTCTAAACCCAACCCGGTTTTGGTGACCGTGGCCACGCCCTGCCCTCCCCTGATCTCGATGCCCGGTTCGGTACGCAGTTCAACTTCCGCCGTCAGCTCGGCCCCATGCGTACAGTCGGGATCGTCGCCCGCATCCTTGATGATGCTGCAAATCACTCGGCGATCCATTCGCTCGCACCGGGCGAGCGCGAAGGTCACG
Above is a genomic segment from Nitrospira defluvii containing:
- a CDS encoding precorrin-8X methylmutase, with the translated sequence MNDMRQMTALGRSIEDGSFTIIDQEAGPHEFRLDEWEVVRRVIHATADFEFKTLMRFHPDAVRAGVAALQGGCPLLVDVKMISAGLNEERLSSYGCKVHSFISDEDVIATAKANNSTRAIEAMKKAHRLNLLDGAVVAIGNAPTALLEVVRLIREEGAKPALIIGVPVGFVSAAESKDVTLELSTPYIVARGRKGGSPIAVAIIHALLLLSAKVSA
- a CDS encoding cobalt-precorrin-5B (C(1))-methyltransferase, whose product is MEKRGPPKDRKGLRTGFTTGACAAAAAKAAARCLVKGALLSEIETTLPNRTRVTFALARCERMDRRVICSIIKDAGDDPDCTHGAELTAEVELRTEPGIEIRGGQGVATVTKTGLGLEVGGPAINPVPRRNITEMVEEELAGAPYGGAVVTISVPSGEEMAKQTTNARLGLLGGISILGTTGIVRPYSTAAFKASVMQEIDVAAAGGLRELVLTTGGKSEQYAMALYPQLPEQAFIQVGDFIGVGIKQCAKRGMARAIIVGMMGKLSKMANGKMQTHVAGSDVDMEFLASLAVDLSASNELVAAIRQANTARHVLELCREAGLVGITSLICKKVVEQCQAHAGGTLAVETCLVDFGGSLLGRYPEVQT